Proteins from a single region of Belliella baltica DSM 15883:
- a CDS encoding alpha/beta fold hydrolase, with translation MKKVLVFILKLLLVLLIILGLSLSLSYRSDINPEILIEKYANESSYFINVDGINMHVNVRGEGEPIFLIHGSFSSLHTWEEWVNELSPYFMTISMDLPGHGLTGPDVQQRYGVEAYADLLFTLADHLGVDKFHIAGNSMGGAVALRMASVNSDRILTLNLINSSGAPNPAASKTKTKSSNSSKAPIFQLASHPIFSKILLKCTPKFLFKMNMNQVYYDSKKIEDGNLTRYYELMRREGNRRATLERLTNKRPLRIDFEKIDMPVLIIWGREDNWIPLANGERLAAAIPGSKFKVFDSVGHVPMEEMPTETVLEYLSFLGIQSDIDYFSPPKYYSHAFRKSDLSHFTSSNSSAYLFDLQVTPEESY, from the coding sequence ATGAAAAAAGTCCTTGTCTTTATTTTAAAATTACTTTTGGTTCTCCTTATTATTCTTGGACTCTCATTATCTCTGAGTTATAGAAGTGATATAAATCCTGAAATTTTAATAGAAAAATATGCTAACGAATCCTCTTACTTTATCAATGTGGATGGGATAAATATGCATGTCAATGTAAGAGGAGAGGGTGAACCTATATTTCTGATTCATGGGAGTTTTTCTTCTTTACATACTTGGGAAGAATGGGTGAATGAATTGTCACCTTATTTTATGACTATTAGCATGGATTTGCCAGGTCATGGGTTGACCGGTCCCGATGTGCAGCAGCGGTATGGAGTAGAAGCATATGCGGACTTGCTTTTTACCTTAGCAGATCACTTAGGGGTGGATAAATTTCACATAGCAGGGAATTCGATGGGGGGAGCCGTAGCACTGAGAATGGCATCAGTTAATTCTGATCGTATTCTTACTTTGAATTTGATAAATTCCTCAGGCGCTCCAAACCCTGCGGCATCGAAAACAAAAACTAAAAGTTCTAATTCATCAAAAGCCCCCATTTTTCAGTTAGCAAGTCATCCTATTTTCTCAAAAATACTTCTCAAGTGCACTCCAAAATTTCTTTTCAAAATGAATATGAATCAAGTGTATTATGATTCTAAAAAAATCGAGGATGGAAATCTCACGCGCTATTATGAATTGATGAGAAGGGAAGGAAATAGAAGAGCAACCTTAGAAAGATTGACAAATAAAAGACCGTTAAGAATTGATTTTGAAAAAATCGATATGCCTGTTTTGATTATTTGGGGTCGAGAGGATAATTGGATTCCTTTGGCTAATGGAGAAAGATTAGCAGCAGCAATTCCTGGCTCAAAATTCAAAGTATTCGATAGCGTAGGTCATGTTCCTATGGAAGAAATGCCGACAGAGACTGTCTTAGAATATTTATCATTTCTAGGCATTCAGTCTGATATAGATTACTTTTCACCTCCAAAATATTACAGTCATGCTTTTAGAAAATCCGATTTATCTCATTTTACTTCTTCAAACTCTTCTGCTTATTTATTTGATTTACAAGTTACACCAGAAGAGTCATACTGA
- the trkA gene encoding Trk system potassium transporter TrkA, translating into MGMKIVIAGAGDMGYHLAERLSFDNKDIVMIDTDKDVLDNVSSHLDVLTIVGDATSLEILQTAGVNEAHMVMAVTTSEKTNIVTAALAKQLGAKRVIARVRTHDYLTPDHEVYFNQIGIDNIISPTMLCSTEIKRMLQNSSFTDVFEFEEGKLNVVGITLDQYSSLVNRAISEMSQDLIFKDIRIIAIVRDQITIIPRGNTIIRNNDHVFFISNKKAVESILELLGQKKVTIKNVMIIGGDDMAYATALKLENDYRVTLVHKDKERCKWLSERLDNTLVINGDYKNIDLLIEEGLEEMEAFISVTESSETNIITSLTAKNHGVYKTIAHVDTREYIHISHSIGVDSLINKKLVAANQITRFLRKGNVEAVSGIYGVDAEFIQYVITKNNRVTRKSLKDLHFPETAIVAGVIRGNQVYIPDGDFTLQIDDKAIVFALPNAKSSLEKLFH; encoded by the coding sequence ATGGGAATGAAAATAGTCATTGCAGGGGCAGGAGATATGGGTTACCATCTTGCTGAGCGATTGAGTTTTGATAATAAGGATATCGTGATGATCGATACAGATAAAGATGTCCTAGATAATGTTTCCTCACATTTAGATGTTTTGACCATTGTAGGAGATGCTACTTCTCTTGAGATTCTACAGACAGCAGGTGTCAATGAAGCTCACATGGTCATGGCAGTTACTACCTCCGAAAAAACCAATATTGTTACAGCCGCTTTAGCAAAGCAACTTGGTGCAAAAAGAGTGATTGCGAGAGTGAGAACTCATGACTACCTGACACCTGATCACGAAGTGTACTTCAATCAAATCGGCATTGACAACATTATCTCACCGACGATGCTTTGTAGCACGGAGATCAAAAGAATGCTACAAAACTCTTCGTTTACTGATGTTTTTGAGTTTGAGGAGGGTAAATTAAATGTAGTTGGGATTACTTTAGACCAATACAGTTCTCTTGTCAACAGGGCAATTTCAGAAATGAGTCAAGACTTGATTTTTAAGGATATCAGAATTATTGCCATTGTTCGAGATCAGATTACGATCATTCCGAGAGGAAATACAATCATCAGAAATAACGATCATGTATTTTTCATTTCAAATAAGAAAGCAGTAGAATCCATTTTGGAGCTTCTTGGTCAAAAGAAAGTTACAATCAAGAATGTGATGATCATTGGTGGAGATGACATGGCTTATGCAACTGCATTGAAACTAGAAAATGATTATCGAGTAACTCTAGTTCACAAAGATAAAGAACGCTGTAAATGGCTTTCAGAAAGATTGGATAATACGTTGGTTATCAATGGAGACTATAAAAATATTGATCTATTGATTGAAGAGGGATTGGAAGAAATGGAAGCTTTTATTTCTGTAACTGAATCTTCAGAAACAAACATCATTACAAGTTTGACAGCTAAAAATCATGGTGTTTATAAAACCATAGCTCATGTAGATACCAGAGAATACATTCACATTTCTCACAGTATTGGGGTAGATTCATTAATTAACAAAAAGCTAGTTGCAGCAAACCAAATCACCAGATTTTTAAGAAAAGGAAATGTGGAAGCTGTATCTGGTATCTATGGTGTAGATGCTGAATTTATTCAGTATGTCATCACTAAAAATAATAGGGTTACAAGAAAGTCTTTAAAAGACTTGCATTTCCCGGAAACGGCCATTGTAGCAGGAGTCATAAGAGGTAATCAAGTTTATATTCCAGATGGAGACTTTACATTACAAATTGATGATAAAGCAATCGTTTTTGCTCTGCCAAATGCCAAATCATCCTTAGAAAAGTTATTTCACTAG
- a CDS encoding tetratricopeptide repeat protein — translation MKYIFFTFLFFSSFWVIGQEIYELDAEERNNSIVVTKTAEDMISSGKYESAAKILETVFEKDPTFHPAYVNYYNAIRNIPQKTDKLIEALNYALDIFEEDDELAYYLGNIYQEQKEFEKAIKAYSSAIAYSKINGEDFPIVWAYHFNRGNCHLKTKQFENAIVDYTYALKLSPDNSDILTNRGISNYQANKKMEACEDWKESKRLGSNAVDRYISNFCN, via the coding sequence ATGAAATATATATTTTTCACTTTTCTCTTTTTCAGTTCCTTTTGGGTTATTGGACAAGAAATATATGAATTGGACGCAGAGGAGCGAAATAATTCCATAGTGGTTACAAAAACCGCAGAGGATATGATTTCCTCAGGAAAATACGAAAGTGCCGCTAAAATTTTAGAGACAGTATTTGAAAAAGATCCTACTTTTCACCCAGCCTATGTCAATTACTACAATGCAATTAGAAATATTCCGCAAAAAACAGATAAGTTGATCGAAGCATTGAATTATGCTCTTGATATTTTTGAAGAAGATGATGAATTGGCCTATTATTTAGGAAATATTTATCAAGAGCAAAAGGAATTTGAAAAGGCGATAAAAGCCTATTCTTCAGCCATAGCTTATAGTAAAATCAATGGAGAAGATTTTCCAATTGTTTGGGCCTATCATTTTAATAGAGGTAATTGTCATCTGAAAACAAAACAGTTTGAAAATGCAATAGTAGATTACACTTATGCTTTGAAACTCAGTCCGGATAATTCTGATATTTTGACAAATCGAGGAATTAGTAATTATCAAGCAAATAAGAAAATGGAGGCTTGTGAAGATTGGAAAGAAAGCAAAAGACTAGGGAGCAATGCAGTTGATAGATATATCAGTAATTTTTGTAATTAA
- a CDS encoding tetratricopeptide repeat-containing sensor histidine kinase, protein MFSKSPPSIHFIGSFLVFLCLLFISSVNQVFSKQQEIHKIKADSLFKLYNQVDSDTDKLYILSELVQEIHYSDTALKYYQEAIELSKLLGNKHLEAQNINRLGVYYRNMNLQEEALQLYEEALELSLESGDQTQIGHSLNNIGQMYYYKEYFDEALSYYLQARKYFEEVNDKNGLGYNFTGMSLVLGELGRYKEAVDLIDKAILIREELGELRQVMVSKFNRADLLLDLGIYDEAEKDIWKLYEYGVANDYIRAINALSKLVELKVKIGEKEEAIKYAELAQKLHEEKPFSESMIEIYQMMNQVYFNLGDLEMSKKYQNLLQAERNIIKNEKTKVYLAGLTIKNQKEQIDFLNREKALIKENEKFKLYLTAGLIISLLVISIAYLLVYRALKREKVNLKLLSQQKEEIELHQQELQRLNHVKDKIFSILAHDLKGPLNSLSGLIKLIQEDGLTKEEFESYIPIIAENLGSNNILLENILVWSRSQMKGLEVVNTEIDIQALVQKNIEYLYHSGYYKGQVMINDITPKTMASADKNMLDIIIRNLLSNALKFTKKNDQVIISSSIKGTNLVIKISDEGVGILRKNLEKLFGNEFFSTPGTHQERGTGIGLILTKELVQINKGTIWVESEYGAGSTFYFEIPRA, encoded by the coding sequence ATGTTTTCAAAATCCCCTCCTTCTATCCATTTTATCGGTTCATTTTTGGTTTTCTTATGTTTACTCTTCATAAGTTCAGTAAATCAAGTTTTTTCAAAACAACAAGAAATTCATAAAATCAAAGCTGACAGTCTCTTCAAGCTATATAATCAAGTCGATTCAGACACGGATAAACTGTATATACTATCAGAATTGGTTCAAGAAATTCATTATTCTGACACAGCACTCAAATATTATCAAGAGGCAATTGAACTTTCAAAGCTGTTGGGAAATAAACATCTTGAAGCCCAAAACATCAATAGGTTAGGTGTGTACTATCGCAATATGAACTTGCAAGAAGAAGCACTTCAGCTTTACGAGGAAGCTTTGGAGCTAAGTCTTGAGTCAGGTGATCAAACACAAATTGGTCATTCCTTAAATAATATTGGTCAGATGTATTATTACAAGGAGTATTTCGATGAAGCCCTTAGCTACTACTTACAAGCAAGAAAATATTTTGAAGAGGTCAATGATAAAAATGGCCTAGGCTACAATTTCACTGGAATGAGTTTGGTTCTTGGAGAACTTGGAAGGTATAAAGAGGCGGTAGATTTGATTGATAAAGCGATCTTGATCAGAGAAGAGTTAGGGGAATTGAGGCAAGTCATGGTTTCCAAATTCAATAGAGCTGACCTATTGCTAGATCTTGGAATATATGATGAAGCAGAAAAGGACATTTGGAAACTCTATGAATATGGTGTTGCCAATGATTACATTCGAGCCATCAATGCACTCTCCAAATTGGTTGAGCTTAAGGTGAAAATAGGCGAAAAAGAAGAAGCTATTAAATATGCCGAGCTTGCCCAAAAACTCCATGAAGAAAAGCCTTTTTCTGAGTCTATGATTGAGATTTATCAAATGATGAATCAAGTTTATTTCAATCTTGGTGACTTAGAAATGTCAAAGAAGTATCAAAATTTACTTCAAGCAGAAAGAAATATCATTAAAAATGAAAAAACGAAAGTTTATCTTGCGGGATTAACGATCAAAAATCAAAAAGAACAAATTGATTTTTTGAACAGAGAGAAGGCGTTGATCAAGGAAAATGAAAAATTCAAGCTTTATCTAACTGCAGGCTTGATCATTTCTTTGCTTGTTATAAGTATTGCCTACCTTTTGGTATATAGAGCATTGAAAAGAGAAAAAGTCAATCTCAAACTCTTATCGCAGCAAAAGGAAGAAATTGAACTTCATCAGCAAGAATTACAAAGGCTAAATCATGTAAAAGATAAGATCTTTTCAATCCTCGCCCATGATCTCAAAGGGCCCTTGAACTCTTTAAGTGGCTTGATCAAATTAATTCAAGAGGATGGATTGACCAAGGAAGAGTTTGAGTCCTATATTCCTATCATTGCAGAAAATCTAGGAAGTAATAATATTCTTCTTGAAAACATTCTGGTGTGGTCTAGAAGTCAAATGAAAGGTTTAGAAGTAGTCAATACAGAAATTGACATTCAAGCTTTGGTTCAAAAAAACATAGAATATCTCTATCATTCAGGATATTACAAGGGACAAGTGATGATCAATGACATCACACCTAAAACTATGGCTAGCGCTGATAAAAACATGCTAGACATTATCATCAGAAACCTCCTATCGAATGCCCTTAAATTCACGAAAAAAAATGATCAAGTGATCATCAGTTCATCTATTAAAGGAACAAATTTAGTAATCAAAATCAGTGACGAAGGAGTTGGAATTTTGAGAAAAAATCTTGAAAAACTCTTTGGAAACGAGTTTTTTTCAACGCCTGGTACACACCAAGAAAGAGGAACAGGGATAGGGCTGATATTGACCAAAGAGCTTGTTCAAATTAATAAAGGGACCATTTGGGTAGAAAGTGAGTACGGAGCAGGTTCGACTTTTTATTTTGAGATTCCTCGTGCTTAG
- a CDS encoding TrkH family potassium uptake protein — protein MIHFKAIGKILGALLMLLALLMLPGVGFSFYFESNDEVALLASAFISLSVGATLYFSFSKQDQNIRKREGYLIVSLSWLFMSIFGMLPYILSGSISSIPDAIFETVSGLTTTGATILNDIEATPKGILFWRSMTQWIGGLGIIVLTVAILPLLGIGGIELFVAESPGPTSDKLHPRIRETAKRLWFVYMGLTVLVGILYYVGGMTVFDAINHALTTIATGGFSTKNASMAFYDSAFIQYVAIIFMFLAGTNFTIIYFGLIGKFDRVFRSDEFKTYTLTIIFLAICFAFPIYHYSDQEFEKSFRDGLFQIVSLITTTGYITADYTAYHDGLTLIFFMMLFLGGSAGSTSGGIKFVRHLTFVKNTWLEFKRIVHPRAVVPLKINGDRVTGKIITHIMNFLLIYLMIFVIGSIILTLMGYDILTSFGAVATSLGNVGPGIGSVGPVDNFAFFGPGAKIFLSFLMLLGRLELFTILIVFTPFFWRAN, from the coding sequence ATGATTCACTTTAAAGCGATAGGGAAAATATTAGGAGCATTGTTGATGTTATTGGCATTACTAATGCTGCCAGGTGTAGGTTTTTCTTTTTATTTTGAAAGTAACGATGAAGTAGCTTTATTGGCATCTGCATTTATTTCCTTATCGGTAGGAGCGACGCTTTATTTTTCATTTTCAAAGCAGGATCAAAATATTAGGAAAAGAGAAGGTTATCTAATTGTTTCCTTAAGCTGGCTTTTTATGTCAATTTTCGGGATGCTGCCTTATATTTTAAGTGGATCTATTTCTTCGATACCTGATGCTATTTTTGAAACTGTCTCGGGCTTGACCACTACGGGAGCTACGATTCTGAATGATATTGAAGCCACTCCAAAGGGTATACTTTTCTGGAGAAGTATGACGCAGTGGATAGGAGGCTTAGGAATTATTGTTTTGACTGTTGCGATTTTGCCGCTTTTAGGAATTGGTGGGATTGAATTATTCGTAGCAGAATCTCCTGGACCAACATCTGATAAATTGCATCCTAGAATTCGAGAAACGGCCAAGAGGCTTTGGTTTGTTTATATGGGTTTAACTGTATTAGTAGGAATTCTTTATTATGTTGGAGGAATGACAGTTTTTGATGCCATAAATCATGCGCTGACGACCATAGCAACTGGAGGATTTTCCACAAAAAATGCAAGTATGGCATTTTATGATTCTGCATTTATTCAATATGTAGCCATTATTTTTATGTTTTTAGCAGGAACAAACTTTACCATTATCTATTTTGGACTAATTGGAAAATTCGATCGCGTTTTTAGATCAGATGAATTCAAAACCTATACTTTGACAATTATCTTTTTAGCGATTTGCTTTGCTTTCCCTATATATCATTACAGTGATCAGGAATTTGAAAAGTCTTTTAGAGATGGTCTATTTCAGATAGTTTCATTAATTACTACGACAGGATATATCACTGCTGATTATACAGCGTATCATGATGGATTAACTTTAATTTTCTTTATGATGCTCTTTTTAGGTGGATCAGCAGGTTCTACGTCTGGTGGAATCAAATTTGTCAGACATTTGACTTTTGTAAAAAATACTTGGTTGGAATTCAAAAGGATAGTTCATCCTAGAGCTGTAGTACCTTTAAAAATAAACGGTGACCGAGTGACGGGAAAAATCATCACTCATATTATGAATTTCCTTCTTATCTATTTGATGATTTTTGTAATAGGATCCATCATCTTAACCCTAATGGGCTATGATATTTTGACTTCTTTTGGTGCTGTTGCTACAAGTTTAGGAAATGTTGGGCCAGGAATTGGCTCAGTTGGTCCTGTAGATAATTTTGCTTTCTTCGGACCAGGAGCAAAAATTTTCCTTAGCTTTTTGATGCTGCTCGGAAGGTTAGAATTATTTACAATTTTAATTGTCTTTACTCCATTCTTTTGGAGAGCGAACTAA
- a CDS encoding DNA recombination protein RmuC, producing the protein MLLENPIYLILLLQTLLLIYLIYKLHQKSHTDSGNKLEFQELRREINQQMASNRSEISNGLMHQFGLVFDSLRSNSKEQSAVLKDFGVLFRENVKEFNELQREKFQDLINKQERMLQSTEERLEKMRETVDEKLQKTLETRLGQSFELVSNQLLAVQKGLGEMQTLATGVGDLKRVLNNVKTRGVLGEYQLQAILENVLAPDQFEYNVQVKKGNSERVEFAIKMPGNGQEGPVYLPIDAKFPQETYYRLLDAYDLGEKALVEAAKIELFKAIKKSAQDISNKYIIPPFTTDFAILFLPMESLYAEVIRDGDLAQQLQRDYKIILVGPTTLAAMLNSLQMGFKTLAIQQRSSEVWKVLGAVKTEFAKFGDLISKAQKKISEASTDLDILVGTRTRVIQRKLREIEDLPEEEGKKLLE; encoded by the coding sequence ATGCTTTTAGAAAATCCGATTTATCTCATTTTACTTCTTCAAACTCTTCTGCTTATTTATTTGATTTACAAGTTACACCAGAAGAGTCATACTGATTCAGGAAATAAGCTAGAATTTCAAGAACTCAGAAGAGAAATCAATCAACAAATGGCCTCTAATCGATCTGAGATTAGTAATGGTTTGATGCATCAGTTTGGTTTAGTTTTCGATTCATTAAGATCAAATTCTAAAGAGCAATCTGCTGTATTGAAGGACTTTGGTGTACTCTTTAGAGAAAATGTCAAGGAATTTAACGAGCTACAGAGAGAGAAATTTCAAGATTTGATCAACAAGCAAGAACGGATGCTACAGTCAACAGAGGAGCGATTGGAGAAAATGCGTGAGACTGTTGATGAAAAGCTTCAAAAAACTTTAGAAACAAGGTTAGGTCAATCTTTTGAATTAGTTAGTAATCAACTTCTTGCTGTGCAAAAAGGGTTAGGTGAAATGCAAACTTTGGCTACGGGAGTTGGCGATTTGAAACGGGTGCTAAACAATGTCAAAACCCGAGGAGTCCTAGGTGAGTATCAATTGCAAGCCATTTTGGAAAATGTCTTAGCTCCTGATCAATTTGAGTACAATGTTCAAGTCAAAAAAGGAAATTCTGAGAGGGTTGAGTTTGCAATCAAAATGCCTGGAAATGGTCAAGAAGGTCCTGTTTATCTTCCTATAGATGCAAAATTCCCGCAAGAGACTTACTATAGGTTGTTGGATGCTTATGACTTAGGAGAAAAGGCGCTTGTAGAAGCAGCAAAAATTGAACTCTTCAAAGCAATTAAAAAGTCAGCCCAAGATATCAGCAATAAATACATTATTCCTCCTTTTACTACAGATTTCGCAATACTTTTTCTTCCTATGGAAAGTCTCTATGCTGAGGTCATCCGCGATGGAGATTTAGCTCAGCAGTTGCAAAGAGATTATAAAATAATTCTTGTTGGTCCAACAACATTAGCAGCAATGTTGAATAGTTTGCAAATGGGATTCAAGACATTAGCGATTCAACAACGTAGCAGTGAAGTTTGGAAGGTTTTGGGAGCTGTAAAAACAGAGTTCGCCAAGTTTGGAGATTTGATCAGTAAAGCACAGAAAAAAATCTCTGAGGCCAGTACAGATTTAGATATTTTAGTAGGAACAAGGACGAGAGTGATACAAAGAAAATTGAGAGAAATAGAGGATCTTCCTGAGGAAGAAGGAAAAAAGCTTTTGGAATAA
- a CDS encoding amidohydrolase family protein: MNLDRFLHFRSNLILLGNSFQKLSKLFALVFLLTFSFHSVFAQESKGILISNVNIFDGKSKNLLLAKNVFIEGNRISKISSDPIEVGETVILIDGNGKTLIPGLIDVHVHMVFGSLSIPQMASPDLSEETIFNNVSLQSKNMLLRGFTSVRDAGGPIFPLKQAIDEGKIPGPRIWPSGATISQTSGHGDMRLPGEKSSRFFGPISRAESSNVPQF; encoded by the coding sequence ATGAATTTAGATCGATTTTTACACTTTAGATCCAACCTTATCCTGTTGGGAAATTCTTTTCAAAAACTATCCAAATTATTCGCGCTAGTCTTCTTGTTAACCTTTTCGTTTCATTCGGTATTTGCCCAAGAATCAAAAGGAATTTTGATCTCTAATGTAAATATTTTCGATGGAAAAAGTAAAAACTTACTCTTAGCAAAAAATGTATTCATAGAAGGAAATAGAATTTCAAAAATTTCAAGTGATCCAATCGAAGTTGGAGAAACGGTTATTTTGATAGATGGAAATGGGAAAACGCTCATTCCAGGTCTTATTGATGTGCATGTCCACATGGTTTTTGGTTCATTGTCTATTCCGCAGATGGCATCACCTGACTTAAGCGAAGAAACAATTTTTAACAATGTTTCTTTACAATCCAAGAATATGCTACTTCGTGGTTTCACATCAGTTAGAGATGCAGGAGGTCCAATTTTCCCCTTAAAACAGGCTATTGATGAAGGAAAAATTCCTGGCCCTAGAATTTGGCCATCAGGAGCTACAATCAGCCAAACCTCAGGTCATGGAGACATGCGATTGCCGGGAGAAAAATCAAGTAGGTTTTTTGGTCCAATTTCCCGAGCAGAATCATCAAACGTGCCCCAGTTTTAG
- a CDS encoding DUF2891 domain-containing protein — protein sequence MKRNLPLLIFLLLIFSACEPNNSQEEVQTLQLTLEEANRLAELPLHCMQVEYPNKLNQTLASETYLKGPKSLHPAFYGCFDWHSSVHGHWMLVSLLRQFPELEKKEEIKKMLLENISYSNILAEVNYFFQPQNSSFERTYGWAWVLKLAEELYLWDDPVAKELEKNLQPLTDLMVKKYLDFLPKLNYPIRVGEHSNIAFGMSLAFDYAETVNEKELSEMIRQRSKDWFMNDVDCPLNWEPSGYDFLSPCFQELDIMRKVLEKEEFDLWITEFMPELKNKDFELKPGEVSDRTDGKLVHLDGLNFSRAWCIYGLARAYPYQYGHLNTIANAHISYSLPSIVDDNYEGTHWLGSFAVYALQQGSK from the coding sequence ATGAAAAGAAATTTACCTTTGTTAATATTCTTACTCTTAATTTTTTCTGCATGCGAGCCTAATAATTCTCAAGAAGAAGTTCAGACGCTTCAACTTACTTTAGAAGAAGCTAATAGATTGGCTGAATTACCACTTCATTGTATGCAAGTAGAATATCCGAATAAATTGAATCAAACTTTGGCTTCAGAAACATATCTTAAAGGTCCCAAATCACTTCATCCCGCATTTTACGGCTGCTTTGACTGGCATTCAAGTGTTCATGGGCATTGGATGTTAGTAAGTTTACTCAGACAGTTTCCTGAGCTAGAGAAGAAAGAGGAAATCAAGAAAATGCTGCTAGAAAATATCAGTTACTCGAATATCTTAGCGGAGGTCAATTACTTTTTCCAACCTCAAAATTCAAGTTTTGAGAGAACTTACGGCTGGGCCTGGGTACTCAAATTGGCTGAAGAACTCTATCTCTGGGATGACCCTGTAGCAAAAGAATTAGAAAAGAACCTTCAGCCTTTGACAGATTTAATGGTAAAGAAATACTTAGATTTTCTACCTAAGTTAAATTACCCAATTCGAGTAGGCGAACATAGTAATATAGCTTTTGGGATGTCATTGGCATTTGACTATGCAGAGACAGTCAACGAAAAGGAACTTTCAGAAATGATTCGCCAACGGTCAAAAGATTGGTTTATGAATGATGTGGATTGCCCGTTGAATTGGGAACCTAGTGGATATGATTTTCTTTCCCCGTGTTTTCAGGAGTTGGATATCATGAGAAAAGTGCTTGAAAAAGAGGAGTTTGATTTATGGATTACTGAGTTTATGCCCGAATTGAAAAATAAAGACTTTGAATTAAAACCTGGAGAAGTCAGTGACCGAACAGATGGTAAATTGGTTCATTTGGATGGATTGAATTTTAGTCGAGCTTGGTGTATTTATGGTTTAGCAAGGGCCTATCCTTATCAATATGGTCATCTGAATACGATAGCAAATGCTCATATTTCTTATTCTCTTCCCTCAATTGTAGATGACAATTACGAAGGAACACATTGGTTGGGCAGTTTTGCCGTCTATGCTTTACAGCAAGGTAGCAAATGA
- a CDS encoding Nramp family divalent metal transporter — protein MTWRKYIGPGPLVAAAFIGPGTVTVCTLAGVTFGYELLWALALSIVATVVLQEMAARIGLLTQKGLAAVISEYLQKGIARYFSIALVLMAIVIGNAAYEAGNISGGALGAELFFHLPNLNIGQFKISLMNFLIGSIALLLLLTGNFKTITNYLTVLVILMSLAFLITAILLNPNLYELLSGFVPRVSSANILNIIALIGTTVVPYNLFLHSTLVGKKWNKPTDIKYIRFDTVVSVVVGGLVSMAIVVTASSGKILSIESAADLAVGLETLLGSYAKYFMAFGLFSAGVTSAITAPLAGAMVICGCFGWSTEIQSAAMRLSILIILGLGLVFSSLGIKPIELISWAQISNGILLPLLSAYILWLVNKKSVMKDHVNTLSMNILGGVIWLITLTLGVWSIYKVIFMG, from the coding sequence ATGACTTGGAGGAAATACATTGGGCCAGGACCATTGGTCGCAGCCGCATTTATTGGTCCAGGAACAGTTACTGTTTGTACCCTTGCAGGTGTAACTTTTGGATATGAACTCCTATGGGCTTTGGCGCTATCCATTGTAGCTACTGTAGTTTTGCAGGAAATGGCAGCTAGAATTGGGCTTCTTACACAAAAAGGACTCGCCGCAGTGATTTCTGAATATCTTCAAAAAGGAATTGCTCGATATTTTTCTATTGCGTTAGTCTTGATGGCCATAGTCATCGGAAATGCAGCTTATGAAGCTGGAAACATATCTGGAGGTGCTCTAGGAGCAGAACTCTTCTTTCATCTCCCAAATTTGAATATTGGTCAATTCAAAATCAGTTTGATGAATTTTCTAATTGGTTCCATTGCTTTATTGCTCCTACTCACAGGAAATTTCAAAACAATTACCAATTACCTGACAGTGCTTGTCATTTTGATGAGTTTAGCCTTTTTAATCACAGCTATTTTACTGAATCCTAATTTATATGAATTGTTAAGTGGTTTTGTACCAAGGGTTTCTTCTGCAAATATTCTTAATATCATAGCCTTGATTGGAACCACAGTTGTCCCTTACAACTTATTTCTTCATTCGACATTGGTCGGTAAGAAGTGGAATAAACCAACTGATATCAAATACATCAGATTTGATACTGTCGTATCAGTAGTAGTTGGTGGATTAGTTTCTATGGCAATTGTAGTAACTGCATCTTCTGGGAAAATTCTTAGTATAGAATCCGCAGCCGATTTGGCTGTTGGGCTAGAAACACTCTTGGGGAGTTATGCTAAATATTTTATGGCTTTTGGTTTATTTTCAGCAGGAGTTACGTCAGCTATTACAGCACCTTTGGCAGGGGCTATGGTGATTTGTGGCTGTTTTGGTTGGTCCACAGAAATCCAAAGCGCTGCAATGCGACTTAGCATTTTGATCATTTTGGGTTTGGGTCTTGTTTTTTCATCTCTGGGAATCAAACCCATCGAATTGATTTCATGGGCACAGATTTCCAATGGAATTCTCCTGCCACTCTTAAGTGCCTATATTCTTTGGCTAGTCAATAAAAAATCTGTAATGAAAGACCATGTCAATACCTTATCGATGAATATTCTTGGAGGTGTGATCTGGTTAATCACTTTGACATTAGGAGTTTGGAGTATCTATAAGGTTATATTTATGGGTTGA